The region GTAGGCCCGCCGCTCTCGAATGGGGTCCAGGAAGCGATTGATGGCCCGGGCCAGCTTCTCCTTCACCTCCACGTCGCCCACCCTGCCACGGCGATAGCGGTGCTTGAGGTCTTCCACCTCCGCCCGGTCGTCGTTGAAGAAGTCGTGGTAGATGAACACAGGGTTGCCGCGCGTGCGGCCGGGGATGTCGGCGCGGATGCGGCGCGGGTCGGTGAACATGCTGCGCACCTTGCGCCGCACCGTCTCGGCATCGTCGCACAGGAGAATGACGTTGCCCAGGGACTTGGACGCCTTCTTCTGCCCGTCCAGTCCCACCAGCAGTGGCCCGATGGGCGAGTCGGGCTCGGGGAAGATGGGCCGGTAGAGGCGGTTGAAGCGGCGCGCTATCTCCCGCGTCAGCTCTATGTGGGAGGCGTTGTCCTTGCTCACCGGCACTACGTCTCCCTTGACCATGAGGATGTCGGCCGCCTGCAGAATGGGGTAGGAGAGGAGGGCCACCGAGGCTGACTCCAGTTGCAGGTCGCGCACCGCCTGCTTCAGGGTGGGTATGCGCTGGGCGCGGGGCACGCTCACCAGGCTCATGAACAGCCACATGATCTCCAGCACTTCCGGCACCAGCGACTGCAGGTAAATGGTGGTCTTGCTGGGGTCGATGCCCACCGCCAGGTAGTCCAGCACCACTTCGCGCACGTTGGCCTCCAGCTCGTCCAGGCGCTCGGTGCGAGTGGTGAGGACGTGCAGGTCGGCGATGATAATGAAGCACTCGATCCTGTCCTGGAGGGCCAGGCGGTAGCGCAGGGAGCCGACGTAGTGGCCCAGGTGCAGCGGCCCCGTCGGGCGGTCGCCGGTGAGCATGCGCCGCCAGGTGGGCTTCACCTCCAGGTCCAGGTTCATCTCCCAGAGGCGGGGCGGTGGCGGCAGGCCGACTTCCTGAATGGTCGTCCTCTCGCTGCTCATGGCTCCCAGCCCCCGTCTCCGCTTACTGGCCTACTCTCGGAAGGGTTGCCAGCGCCTCCCTGACCTTTTCCTCGGGGTAGGCGTAGTCCTCCAGCTTGCCCGATAGGAACTGGTCGTAGGCGGCCAGGTCCAGCAGGCCGTGGCCCGAGAGGTTGAACAG is a window of Dehalococcoidia bacterium DNA encoding:
- the trpS gene encoding tryptophan--tRNA ligase; translation: MNLDLEVKPTWRRMLTGDRPTGPLHLGHYVGSLRYRLALQDRIECFIIIADLHVLTTRTERLDELEANVREVVLDYLAVGIDPSKTTIYLQSLVPEVLEIMWLFMSLVSVPRAQRIPTLKQAVRDLQLESASVALLSYPILQAADILMVKGDVVPVSKDNASHIELTREIARRFNRLYRPIFPEPDSPIGPLLVGLDGQKKASKSLGNVILLCDDAETVRRKVRSMFTDPRRIRADIPGRTRGNPVFIYHDFFNDDRAEVEDLKHRYRRGRVGDVEVKEKLARAINRFLDPIRERRAYFAARPKVIDEIVYEGSRRARAEAQKTLREMREAMGLTHFRQEGTA